Proteins encoded together in one Chrysemys picta bellii isolate R12L10 chromosome 22, ASM1138683v2, whole genome shotgun sequence window:
- the LOC135972055 gene encoding transcription factor Sp5-like isoform X1: MRPGEKRRLEKEDDACEPRRAALHGAALSRRPWPQRARPPAPGPQPCCRTPVSSPERAAPHHPSLAFLAAAAGPSSADFAPAAGPAGMFQRWSNEVPAGSGLSAHAMAFGLPKAQYPGHVAPGSPLTPPAEHTYSFELSPVKVLAPQGLPGSSYHFPEAQDFPSFLESSGGMAPRPLGPGPPNAPAGHAEDAPWWSLQQPTPGNLPAFHLSRPLMLGPQPPLPALLHGSPKGLLGPARRCRRCKCPNCQAGAEEPGKKKQHLCHLPGCGKVYGKTSHLKAHLRWHAGERPFVCTWLYCGKSFTRSDELQRHLRTHTGEKRFGCQGCGKRFMRSDHLAKHIKTHQGKRVKGGGAQLGAIKQE, encoded by the exons ATGCGGCCGGGGGAGAAGCGGCGGCTGGAGAAGGAGGATGACGCCTGCGAGCCGCGGCGCGCCGCGCTCCACGGAGCAGCCCTGAGccgccggccctggccacagcGCGCAcggcccccggctcccggaccccagccctgctgcag GACCCCCGTCTCCTCCCCCGAGCGAGCTGCTCCCCACCACCCCTCCTTGGCGTTCCTGGCAGCGGCTGCGGGACCCTCCTCTGCGGACTTTGCCCCGgcagccggccctgctgggatgTTTCAACGCTGGAGCAACGAGGTGCCAGCCGGCTCCGGGCTGAGTGCCCACGCCATGGCCTTTGGGCTGCCCAAGGCGCAGTACCCCGGGCACGTCGCCCCGGGCTCTCCCCTGACCCCACCGGCCGAGCACACCTACTCCTTCGAGCTGTCGCCGGTCAAGGTCCTGGCTCCCCAGGGGCTGCCCGGCTCTTCCTACCACTTCCCTGAGGCTCAGGACTTCCCCAGCTTCTTGGAGAGCTCTGGCGGCATGGCCCCCCGGCCcctgggccccggcccccccAATGCCCCAGCGGGTCATGCGGAAGATGCCCCCTGGTGGAGCCTGCAGCAGCCCACCCCGGGCAACCTGCCTGCCTTCCACCTGAGCCGGCCCCTGATGCTGGGGCCACAgcccccgctcccagccctgctACACGGCTCCCCAAAGGGGCTGctgggcccggcccggcgctgccGCCGCTGCAAGTGCCCCAACTGCCAGGCGGGCGCCGAGGAACCAGGCAAGAAGAAACAGCACCTGTGCCACTTGCCGGGCTGCGGGAAGGTCTACGGCAAGACGTCCCACCTGAAGGCCCACCTGCGCTGGCACGCGGGCGAGCGCCCCTTCGTCTGCACCTGGCTGtactgcgggaagagcttcacCCGCTCGGACGAGCTGCAGCGTCACCTGCGGACTCACACGGGCGAGAAGCGCTTCGGGTGCCAGGGCTGCGGGAAGCGTTTCATGCGCAGCGACCACCTGGCCAAGCACATCAAGACCCATCAGGGCAAGCGGGTCAAGGGCGGCGGGGCCCAGTTGGGCGCCatcaagcaggagtga
- the LOC135972055 gene encoding transcription factor Sp5-like isoform X2, with protein sequence MFQRWSNEVPAGSGLSAHAMAFGLPKAQYPGHVAPGSPLTPPAEHTYSFELSPVKVLAPQGLPGSSYHFPEAQDFPSFLESSGGMAPRPLGPGPPNAPAGHAEDAPWWSLQQPTPGNLPAFHLSRPLMLGPQPPLPALLHGSPKGLLGPARRCRRCKCPNCQAGAEEPGKKKQHLCHLPGCGKVYGKTSHLKAHLRWHAGERPFVCTWLYCGKSFTRSDELQRHLRTHTGEKRFGCQGCGKRFMRSDHLAKHIKTHQGKRVKGGGAQLGAIKQE encoded by the coding sequence atgTTTCAACGCTGGAGCAACGAGGTGCCAGCCGGCTCCGGGCTGAGTGCCCACGCCATGGCCTTTGGGCTGCCCAAGGCGCAGTACCCCGGGCACGTCGCCCCGGGCTCTCCCCTGACCCCACCGGCCGAGCACACCTACTCCTTCGAGCTGTCGCCGGTCAAGGTCCTGGCTCCCCAGGGGCTGCCCGGCTCTTCCTACCACTTCCCTGAGGCTCAGGACTTCCCCAGCTTCTTGGAGAGCTCTGGCGGCATGGCCCCCCGGCCcctgggccccggcccccccAATGCCCCAGCGGGTCATGCGGAAGATGCCCCCTGGTGGAGCCTGCAGCAGCCCACCCCGGGCAACCTGCCTGCCTTCCACCTGAGCCGGCCCCTGATGCTGGGGCCACAgcccccgctcccagccctgctACACGGCTCCCCAAAGGGGCTGctgggcccggcccggcgctgccGCCGCTGCAAGTGCCCCAACTGCCAGGCGGGCGCCGAGGAACCAGGCAAGAAGAAACAGCACCTGTGCCACTTGCCGGGCTGCGGGAAGGTCTACGGCAAGACGTCCCACCTGAAGGCCCACCTGCGCTGGCACGCGGGCGAGCGCCCCTTCGTCTGCACCTGGCTGtactgcgggaagagcttcacCCGCTCGGACGAGCTGCAGCGTCACCTGCGGACTCACACGGGCGAGAAGCGCTTCGGGTGCCAGGGCTGCGGGAAGCGTTTCATGCGCAGCGACCACCTGGCCAAGCACATCAAGACCCATCAGGGCAAGCGGGTCAAGGGCGGCGGGGCCCAGTTGGGCGCCatcaagcaggagtga